In Gammaproteobacteria bacterium, a genomic segment contains:
- the cpdA gene encoding 3',5'-cyclic-AMP phosphodiesterase, with amino-acid sequence MSPDSTPLRVLQVTDTHLFADPGGMLHGINTRETLQRVLEAAVRRPPPDLVVATGDLVHDQPVAYPALAQMLRQLRAPVAAIAGNHDDAGELRAMQTSGLHVGGMQRLGSWRILLLNTQVSGKVGGHLNQAELAFLQDELRTAGDAHVLIALHHHPVPLHSAWLDRIALDNPDEFFNILDRSESVRGIIWGHVHQEFDAVRRGVRLLAAPSTCVQFLPNSRDYAVDDKPPGMRWLSLHKDGRIETEVHWL; translated from the coding sequence GTGAGTCCTGATTCTACTCCGCTGCGCGTGCTGCAGGTCACCGACACGCATCTGTTCGCGGACCCTGGCGGCATGCTGCACGGCATCAATACCCGCGAGACTCTGCAGCGCGTGCTGGAGGCCGCGGTGCGTCGGCCGCCACCGGATCTGGTGGTAGCTACCGGCGATCTGGTGCATGACCAGCCCGTAGCTTACCCGGCGCTCGCGCAAATGCTGCGGCAGTTGCGCGCGCCGGTGGCGGCCATCGCGGGCAATCACGATGACGCCGGGGAACTGCGCGCCATGCAGACTTCCGGCCTGCACGTGGGCGGCATGCAGCGCCTGGGCAGCTGGCGCATCCTGCTGCTGAACACGCAGGTATCCGGAAAGGTCGGCGGGCACCTGAACCAGGCGGAGCTGGCATTTCTGCAGGACGAGCTGCGCACGGCGGGCGACGCTCACGTGCTCATCGCGTTGCACCATCACCCGGTGCCGCTGCACAGCGCCTGGCTCGACCGCATTGCTCTGGACAACCCCGATGAATTTTTCAATATCCTGGACCGCAGCGAAAGCGTGCGCGGCATAATCTGGGGCCACGTGCACCAGGAATTCGACGCCGTGCGCCGCGGCGTGCGCCTGCTGGCGGCGCCTTCCACCTGCGTGCAGTTTTTGCCCAACTCGCGGGACTACGCCGTTGACGACAAGCCACCCGGCATGCGTTGGCTGAGCCTGCACAAAGACGGCCGCATCGAAACCGAAGTACACTGGCTCTGA
- a CDS encoding class I SAM-dependent methyltransferase — protein MSNRTISMTDSLYEYLLQVSLREPPILQRLRAETAKLPQHGMQISPEQGQFMRLLVRMLGASRCIEVGVFTGYSSLSVALALPDDGHILACDVSAEFTAVARRYWQEAGVEKRITLHLAPALETLDGLLKRGEQGRYDFAFIDADKGNYLNYYERIIRLLRPGGVIAVDNVLWDGAVINKKDKSKDTVAIREFNATLLKDQRIELSMVPIGDGLTLARKRS, from the coding sequence ATGTCCAATCGTACCATCTCCATGACGGACAGCCTGTATGAGTATCTGTTGCAGGTATCGCTGCGTGAACCGCCGATATTGCAGCGCCTGCGCGCGGAAACCGCCAAGCTTCCCCAACACGGCATGCAGATTTCGCCCGAGCAGGGTCAGTTCATGCGCCTGCTGGTGCGCATGCTGGGCGCCAGCCGTTGCATCGAGGTCGGCGTGTTCACCGGCTACAGCAGCCTGTCGGTGGCGCTGGCGCTGCCGGACGACGGCCACATCCTCGCCTGCGATGTGAGCGCAGAGTTCACCGCGGTGGCACGTCGTTACTGGCAGGAAGCCGGCGTGGAAAAACGCATCACCCTGCATCTCGCGCCCGCGCTGGAGACCCTGGACGGGCTGCTCAAGCGCGGCGAACAGGGGCGCTACGATTTCGCCTTCATTGATGCCGACAAGGGCAATTACCTGAACTATTACGAGCGCATCATCCGCCTGCTGCGGCCGGGTGGCGTGATCGCGGTGGACAATGTGCTGTGGGACGGGGCGGTGATCAACAAAAAGGACAAGAGCAAGGACACGGTGGCGATCCGCGAGTTCAACGCTACGCTGCTCAAGGACCAGCGTATTGAGCTGTCCATGGTGCCGATTGGCGACGGCCTGACCCTGGCGCGCAAGCGTTCCTGA
- a CDS encoding NAD-dependent epimerase/dehydratase family protein encodes MKILVIGASGFIGYAVASALARAAHEVYGVVRRPGAVPLLRKAEIRPIMGKLQEPASFMEAVAVCSVLIYAAADYQADTLTVDRAAVEALLQAAPRGPQPKTLIYTSGAWVHGDTGGEMVDETTPLTPARMVQSRPAIEQRVLEHPRVRGLIIRPGDVYGGRGGLTGMWFEAAEKGELRVIGDGNNRWPMVHVEDLADAYVRLAESGLRGEVFEVTDRSRATVNEMTEAVVRATGGTAKITHVPPAEAEKQMGAFAECLALNQHVDARKAVRVLGWQPKHGGFVDGAETYYQAWKAWQ; translated from the coding sequence ATGAAGATATTGGTAATTGGTGCCTCCGGCTTTATCGGCTACGCAGTGGCCTCGGCGCTGGCACGTGCCGCGCACGAAGTTTATGGTGTGGTGCGCCGGCCGGGGGCCGTGCCCTTGCTGCGTAAGGCGGAAATCCGGCCCATCATGGGGAAATTGCAGGAGCCAGCCTCGTTTATGGAAGCTGTCGCAGTTTGCTCGGTACTCATCTATGCGGCGGCGGATTACCAGGCCGACACACTCACCGTGGACCGGGCGGCGGTGGAGGCGTTGCTGCAGGCAGCGCCGCGCGGCCCGCAGCCCAAGACCCTGATCTACACCAGCGGCGCATGGGTGCATGGTGACACCGGCGGTGAAATGGTGGACGAAACCACACCACTCACGCCGGCACGCATGGTGCAGAGCCGCCCCGCAATCGAACAGCGGGTTCTGGAACATCCCCGGGTGCGCGGCTTGATAATCCGGCCGGGCGACGTGTATGGCGGTCGTGGTGGGCTTACCGGTATGTGGTTCGAGGCGGCCGAGAAGGGCGAATTGCGTGTCATCGGCGACGGCAACAATCGCTGGCCCATGGTGCACGTCGAAGATCTTGCCGACGCCTATGTGCGACTTGCGGAAAGCGGTTTGCGCGGCGAAGTCTTCGAAGTCACCGACCGTTCACGCGCCACGGTAAATGAAATGACGGAAGCTGTGGTGCGCGCCACGGGTGGCACAGCGAAGATCACGCATGTGCCGCCCGCCGAGGCAGAAAAACAGATGGGTGCATTCGCCGAATGTCTGGCGCTCAACCAGCATGTGGATGCGCGCAAAGCGGTGCGCGTACTTGGCTGGCAACCGAAGCACGGCGGTTTCGTGGATGGTGCGGAAACCTACTACCAGGCCTGGAAAGCCTGGCAGTGA
- a CDS encoding branched-chain amino acid transaminase — MAIQFPAHIWHNGKIKPWAEATTHVMAHALHYGSSIFEGIRSYPTPKGVAIFRLADHMKRFFNSAKIYDIPMPYDAATIADACREVVRINGLKRAYIRPIAFRGLGQSLSLSAESPTDLAVGAWELGSYLGNGVVDKGIDACVSTWQRFAPNTIPAGAKAGGNYLSGQLMAREARRLGFGEGIALSSSGLISEGAGENLFLVFEGALHTTPVSAAILDGITRNTLMKLAGDAGIRVVERELPREYLYLADEVFMCGTAAEITPIRSVDGKPVGKGEPGPVTRRMQQLFFGLFEGKTADKYGWLDYVNQNAALPTPALKSSARTG, encoded by the coding sequence GTGGCAATTCAATTCCCTGCGCACATCTGGCATAACGGCAAAATCAAACCCTGGGCCGAGGCCACCACGCACGTGATGGCGCACGCGCTGCATTACGGGTCCTCCATATTCGAGGGCATCCGCAGCTATCCCACCCCCAAAGGCGTGGCGATCTTCCGGCTCGCGGACCACATGAAGCGGTTTTTCAACTCCGCAAAGATTTATGACATTCCCATGCCCTACGATGCCGCCACCATTGCGGATGCCTGCCGCGAAGTGGTGCGCATCAACGGCCTGAAGCGCGCCTACATCCGTCCCATTGCTTTCCGCGGCCTCGGCCAAAGCCTGAGCCTGAGCGCGGAATCGCCCACCGATTTGGCGGTAGGTGCGTGGGAACTCGGCAGTTATCTTGGCAACGGCGTGGTGGACAAGGGCATTGATGCCTGTGTTTCGACCTGGCAACGCTTCGCGCCGAATACCATCCCCGCCGGCGCCAAAGCCGGCGGCAACTACCTCTCCGGCCAGTTGATGGCGCGCGAAGCGCGACGCCTCGGCTTCGGCGAGGGCATCGCGCTCTCCAGCAGCGGCCTGATAAGCGAGGGCGCAGGCGAAAACCTGTTCCTGGTGTTCGAGGGCGCGCTGCACACCACTCCGGTGAGTGCCGCCATCCTGGACGGCATCACGCGCAATACGCTCATGAAGCTGGCCGGGGATGCCGGCATCCGGGTCGTGGAACGCGAACTGCCGCGCGAATACCTGTATCTTGCCGATGAAGTGTTCATGTGCGGCACCGCCGCCGAGATCACGCCGATCCGCTCGGTGGACGGCAAGCCGGTGGGCAAGGGCGAGCCCGGTCCTGTTACGCGGCGCATGCAGCAGTTGTTCTTTGGCCTGTTTGAGGGCAAGACCGCCGATAAATACGGCTGGCTGGATTACGTGAATCAGAACGCTGCGCTGCCAACTCCGGCACTGAAAAGCTCCGCCCGGACCGGATGA
- a CDS encoding PilZ domain-containing protein, with product MNRPEDRRKYPRLRREERAVIRRMETQSDDPAGDVLYCKTVDISPAGMQARAKQQLQPGELVDVVISIEGYRDSFHMHGQTRWCRPAEDAEEFLLGVELLASEDGDLALWRRIFN from the coding sequence ATGAACAGACCGGAAGACCGCCGGAAATATCCGCGTCTGCGCCGCGAGGAGCGTGCGGTGATTCGCCGCATGGAGACCCAGTCGGACGACCCGGCCGGCGACGTTTTGTATTGCAAGACCGTGGACATCTCGCCCGCGGGCATGCAAGCGCGCGCCAAACAGCAATTGCAGCCCGGTGAACTGGTGGATGTGGTGATCAGCATCGAGGGTTACCGCGATTCCTTCCACATGCACGGCCAGACGCGCTGGTGCCGCCCCGCGGAAGACGCGGAGGAATTTTTGCTCGGCGTCGAATTGCTGGCATCCGAAGACGGCGATTTGGCCTTGTGGCGGCGCATTTTCAATTAG
- a CDS encoding YSC84-related protein has translation MRIPSRLGLMLPCLGALIFAGCVGWQPGSGVASQQQADTMTAQVNAAIARFKQRDPSIQRFFDQAYAYALYPSVGKGGFWIGGAHGNGAVYEKGRLVGVTSVTQITIGPQIGGQAYSEVIFFRDGNALATFEAGNFTFSAQVSAVAATAGAAKNAAWNNGVAVFTAAEGGLMAEATIGGQKFSFTPIAH, from the coding sequence ATGAGAATCCCGAGTCGTTTGGGTCTGATGCTGCCGTGCCTGGGCGCACTGATTTTCGCGGGCTGTGTGGGCTGGCAGCCGGGAAGCGGGGTTGCCAGCCAGCAGCAGGCGGACACCATGACCGCGCAGGTGAATGCCGCGATTGCGCGCTTCAAGCAGCGCGATCCCAGCATCCAGCGGTTCTTCGATCAGGCGTACGCCTACGCCCTCTACCCGTCGGTAGGCAAAGGCGGATTCTGGATCGGCGGCGCACATGGCAACGGCGCGGTCTATGAGAAAGGGCGCCTGGTGGGCGTGACCAGCGTCACGCAGATCACCATCGGTCCGCAAATCGGCGGACAGGCCTACAGCGAAGTCATTTTCTTCCGCGATGGCAATGCGCTGGCGACCTTCGAAGCCGGCAATTTCACCTTCAGCGCGCAGGTGTCCGCGGTGGCGGCGACCGCCGGCGCCGCCAAGAACGCGGCCTGGAACAACGGCGTGGCGGTATTCACCGCCGCCGAGGGCGGGCTGATGGCCGAAGCCACCATCGGCGGCCAGAAATTCAGCTTTACACCCATTGCACATTGA
- the ahcY gene encoding adenosylhomocysteinase, with product MTSLNAARSTQNAEPAKRDYFVKDINLAEWGRKEIKIAETEMPGLMAVREEYKKQQPLKGARIAGSLHMTIQTAMLIETLKALGADIRWASCNIYSTQDHAAAAIAAGGTPVFAYKGESLDEYWEFTHRIMEWADGGTPNMILDDGGDATLLVTLGAKAERNPALVAKPANEEETALFKAIKKRLDTKPGFYSRILTNIKGVTEETTTGVHRLYEMQKAGALPFPAINVNDSVTKSKFDNLYGCRESLVDGIKRATDVMIAGKIAVIAGYGDVGKGCAQSLKGLGAGVWVTEIDPICALQAAMEGYRVVTMDEAASQGDIFVTCTGNVDVITHAHMAKMKHNAIVCNIGHFDSEIDIASLRKYKWENIKPQVDHVIFPDGHRIIVLAEGRLVNLGCATGHPSFVMSNSFTNQVLAQIELFAHGAKYEKKVYVLPKHLDEKVARLHLDRIGVHLTRLTPKQAGYLNVPVDGPYKPEIYRY from the coding sequence ATGACAAGTCTTAACGCAGCACGCAGCACGCAGAACGCAGAACCTGCGAAGCGAGACTATTTCGTCAAGGACATCAACCTCGCCGAGTGGGGTAGAAAAGAAATCAAGATTGCCGAAACGGAAATGCCCGGCCTCATGGCGGTACGCGAGGAATACAAAAAACAGCAGCCGCTGAAGGGCGCACGCATCGCCGGTTCGCTGCACATGACCATCCAGACGGCCATGCTCATCGAGACGCTCAAGGCACTCGGGGCCGACATCCGCTGGGCCTCCTGCAACATCTATTCCACCCAGGACCACGCGGCCGCGGCCATCGCCGCCGGCGGCACGCCGGTGTTCGCTTACAAGGGTGAATCGCTGGATGAGTACTGGGAATTCACGCACCGCATCATGGAATGGGCCGATGGCGGCACGCCCAACATGATCCTGGACGACGGCGGCGATGCCACGCTGCTCGTGACCCTGGGCGCGAAAGCGGAAAGGAATCCCGCGCTGGTAGCCAAGCCCGCGAACGAGGAAGAAACCGCGCTCTTCAAGGCCATCAAAAAACGCCTCGATACCAAGCCGGGTTTCTACTCGCGGATTCTCACCAACATAAAAGGCGTGACCGAAGAAACCACCACCGGCGTGCACCGGCTCTACGAGATGCAGAAAGCCGGTGCACTGCCATTCCCGGCCATCAACGTCAACGATTCGGTCACCAAGAGCAAGTTCGACAACCTCTACGGCTGCCGCGAGTCGCTGGTGGACGGCATCAAGCGCGCCACCGATGTGATGATCGCCGGCAAGATCGCGGTGATCGCAGGCTACGGCGACGTGGGCAAGGGTTGTGCTCAGTCATTGAAGGGACTGGGTGCGGGCGTGTGGGTCACCGAGATTGATCCGATCTGCGCGCTGCAGGCCGCGATGGAAGGCTACCGCGTGGTCACCATGGACGAGGCCGCAAGCCAAGGCGATATCTTCGTCACCTGCACCGGCAACGTGGATGTGATTACGCACGCGCACATGGCAAAGATGAAACACAACGCCATCGTCTGCAACATCGGCCACTTCGATTCGGAAATCGACATCGCCAGCCTGCGCAAATACAAGTGGGAGAACATCAAGCCGCAGGTGGACCACGTGATCTTCCCGGACGGCCATCGCATCATCGTGCTGGCCGAAGGCCGGCTGGTAAACCTGGGCTGCGCCACTGGGCATCCGAGCTTCGTGATGTCGAACTCCTTCACCAATCAGGTTTTGGCGCAGATCGAGTTGTTCGCGCACGGCGCCAAGTACGAGAAGAAAGTCTATGTGCTGCCCAAGCACCTGGACGAGAAGGTCGCGCGCCTGCACCTGGACCGCATCGGCGTACACCTCACCAGGCTCACGCCCAAGCAGGCCGGTTATCTCAACGTTCCCGTGGACGGGCCTTACAAGCCGGAGATTTATCGTTATTGA
- a CDS encoding four helix bundle protein: protein MRRASVSVMSNIAEGFERNGAREFHQFLVIAKGSCAEVRSQLYTALDNSYIDDNEFNRTQELASSTARIIGALRAAVYRRQHTVSH, encoded by the coding sequence ATCCGCCGTGCCTCGGTATCTGTGATGTCCAATATCGCCGAAGGGTTTGAACGCAACGGTGCACGTGAATTTCATCAGTTTCTGGTAATCGCAAAAGGTTCGTGTGCGGAGGTGCGTTCTCAACTCTACACGGCGCTGGATAACAGCTATATTGACGACAATGAATTCAACCGCACACAAGAACTCGCCAGCAGCACCGCCCGGATTATTGGTGCCCTGCGCGCGGCAGTGTATCGCCGGCAACACACAGTTTCACACTGA
- the metK gene encoding methionine adenosyltransferase has translation MSRNYLFTSESVSEGHPDKVADQISDAVLDAMLAQDKHSRVACETLVKTGMVIVAGEVTTDAWVDLEQLVRKVVKDIGYTAEMGFDWETCAVLNAIGKQSGDIAQGVDRKSPEEQGAGDQGMMFGYATNETDVLMPAPITYAHRLVKRQADVRRSGKFPWLRPDAKSQVTFKYENGKTVGLSAVVLSTQHSPDVAYKTLQEAVMEEIIRPVLPKEWIGRDTKIHINPTGRFVIGGPVGDCGLTGRKIIVDTYGGMARHGGGAFSGKDPSKVDRSAAYAARYVAKNLVAAGLAERCEIQVSYAIGVAEPTSISVDTFGTGRLSDEQLTKLVREHFDLRPYGLIKMLDLIRPIYRKTAAYGHFGREEPEFTWEKIDKVGVLKDAAKLKAVG, from the coding sequence ATGTCCCGCAATTACCTGTTTACTTCGGAATCGGTCTCGGAAGGCCACCCGGACAAGGTGGCGGACCAGATTTCCGACGCGGTGCTGGATGCCATGCTCGCCCAGGACAAGCATTCGCGCGTAGCCTGCGAAACGCTGGTCAAGACCGGCATGGTGATCGTGGCCGGTGAAGTCACCACCGACGCCTGGGTGGACCTGGAACAACTGGTGCGCAAGGTGGTAAAGGATATCGGCTACACCGCCGAGATGGGTTTCGATTGGGAAACTTGCGCGGTACTGAACGCCATCGGCAAGCAATCGGGCGACATCGCCCAGGGCGTGGACCGCAAGAGTCCCGAGGAACAGGGCGCCGGCGACCAGGGCATGATGTTCGGCTACGCCACCAACGAAACCGACGTGCTCATGCCTGCACCCATTACTTACGCGCACCGGTTGGTGAAGCGCCAAGCCGATGTGCGCCGCAGCGGCAAGTTCCCGTGGCTGCGGCCGGATGCCAAGAGCCAGGTCACGTTCAAATATGAGAACGGCAAAACCGTGGGCCTGTCGGCCGTGGTGCTTTCTACTCAACACTCACCCGACGTGGCCTACAAGACTTTGCAGGAAGCGGTGATGGAGGAAATCATCCGGCCGGTACTGCCGAAGGAATGGATCGGCCGCGATACCAAGATTCATATCAATCCGACCGGCCGTTTCGTCATCGGTGGACCGGTGGGCGATTGCGGCCTCACCGGCCGCAAGATCATCGTGGACACTTACGGCGGCATGGCGCGCCACGGCGGCGGCGCGTTCTCCGGCAAAGACCCGTCCAAAGTGGATCGCTCCGCGGCCTATGCCGCGCGCTACGTTGCTAAAAATCTGGTGGCCGCGGGCCTGGCCGAGCGCTGTGAGATCCAGGTGAGCTACGCCATCGGCGTGGCCGAGCCGACCTCCATCAGCGTGGACACCTTCGGCACCGGACGCCTGAGCGACGAGCAGTTGACCAAGCTGGTGCGCGAGCATTTCGACCTGCGTCCCTACGGTTTGATAAAGATGCTCGACCTGATCCGGCCGATTTACCGCAAGACTGCCGCCTATGGTCACTTCGGCCGCGAGGAGCCTGAATTCACTTGGGAGAAGATTGATAAGGTTGGTGTGTTAAAAGATGCAGCGAAGTTGAAAGCCGTGGGCTAA
- a CDS encoding thioredoxin family protein: MTAKETPLCEFGKPAPDFRLRGVDSREWTLADCRGEKATLVMFICNHCPYVKAGIDRIVTVCNELVPLGMQAVAIMPNDVGTYPEDSFENMQRFAQAHKFPFPYLFDGTQQVARAYGAVCTPDFFGYNAKLELQYRGRLDEGRTSRPRPGAKRELFDAMRQIIETGLGPKAQIPSIGCSVKWR, translated from the coding sequence ATGACTGCAAAAGAAACGCCTCTCTGTGAATTTGGAAAACCGGCACCGGATTTCCGGCTGCGCGGCGTGGACAGCCGCGAGTGGACGCTGGCCGACTGCCGCGGGGAGAAGGCCACGCTCGTCATGTTCATCTGCAACCACTGTCCCTACGTGAAGGCTGGCATTGACCGCATCGTAACGGTGTGCAATGAACTCGTGCCGCTCGGCATGCAGGCCGTGGCCATCATGCCGAACGATGTCGGAACCTATCCCGAGGATTCCTTCGAGAACATGCAGCGCTTCGCGCAGGCGCACAAATTCCCGTTTCCCTATCTCTTCGACGGAACCCAGCAGGTCGCGCGTGCCTATGGCGCCGTATGCACACCGGATTTCTTCGGCTACAACGCCAAGCTTGAACTGCAGTACCGCGGCCGCCTGGACGAAGGCCGCACCTCGCGGCCGCGGCCCGGCGCCAAGCGGGAATTGTTCGATGCCATGCGGCAGATCATTGAGACGGGTCTGGGGCCCAAAGCGCAGATTCCGAGCATCGGCTGTTCCGTAAAATGGCGCTGA
- a CDS encoding DUF4238 domain-containing protein: MILFKSSFITAQVQRLRAAFRQSNLSYVAMASSRHHFVPQAYLRGFSCPVHGKQFVWVYDKREGRAPTCKSVKSIAWAHNYYAQERDDGSTDSDRLEVGLAQTIDNRAAELVSSLDASDKNEFHLTDDNQAIMAIFVGLSLTRVPSFRDGINDFYTQIAQYMTEAIAPKLWKGEGPPPEVRAKAKEWVSLEHMIQGAQQIANSLMEKQWQFFRCPVDQPFITSDNPVVFHRLAPATASSEIFMHLKKDLAIVCTPKLPHGRFPILDASRAQVRSMNATLAQAARHRIFASYASDGLNRLAKKYADMEQRIAT, encoded by the coding sequence ATGATTTTATTCAAGTCAAGTTTTATTACCGCCCAAGTGCAACGTTTGCGTGCCGCATTTAGGCAATCGAATTTAAGTTATGTTGCAATGGCAAGTTCTCGGCATCACTTTGTCCCACAAGCTTACCTCCGCGGCTTCTCTTGCCCCGTCCATGGAAAGCAATTCGTATGGGTGTATGACAAACGTGAAGGTCGAGCTCCGACATGCAAATCGGTCAAGTCAATTGCCTGGGCTCATAACTACTATGCGCAAGAGCGCGATGATGGGTCCACAGATTCTGACAGGCTTGAAGTTGGCCTTGCGCAGACGATCGACAATCGCGCTGCAGAACTGGTATCCAGCCTTGACGCAAGCGACAAGAATGAATTCCATCTCACAGATGACAATCAAGCGATCATGGCGATTTTTGTCGGCCTATCATTGACAAGGGTGCCGAGCTTCCGAGATGGGATAAATGATTTCTACACGCAGATTGCACAATACATGACAGAGGCAATCGCCCCCAAATTATGGAAAGGCGAAGGTCCACCTCCGGAAGTTAGAGCAAAGGCGAAGGAATGGGTATCGCTAGAGCACATGATTCAAGGCGCGCAGCAAATTGCCAACTCGCTAATGGAAAAGCAGTGGCAATTCTTCCGGTGTCCCGTCGATCAACCATTCATCACATCGGACAATCCTGTCGTCTTTCACAGGCTCGCGCCGGCGACTGCATCAAGCGAGATCTTTATGCACCTTAAGAAGGACCTCGCCATCGTTTGCACTCCAAAACTTCCACATGGCCGCTTTCCCATACTAGATGCGTCGCGAGCCCAAGTTAGAAGCATGAATGCAACTCTAGCCCAGGCGGCGAGGCACCGCATATTTGCAAGTTACGCGAGCGACGGCCTTAATCGACTTGCCAAAAAATATGCAGATATGGAGCAAAGAATTGCAACATAA